In the genome of Ctenopharyngodon idella isolate HZGC_01 chromosome 19, HZGC01, whole genome shotgun sequence, one region contains:
- the il6 gene encoding interleukin-6, which produces MPSALNKALFLSVILAVSICLMVDAVPVYSRMGELSETSGDEVQDVDVNSPLKDRQKWYLMARDLHKDVKTLRDEQFDRDFRETVNMTAYEGVRISTPLLRPSDGCLSRNFSTERCLGRIYSVLTWYKENWNYIEKENLTSTLVNDIKHETKRLLEAFNSQLQVSEGQMDPISSSPLPVKSAWMHKTTVHSILFNFTSVMIDTCRAVNYMSKRKGGHRGKDVKKPSDWTSEKN; this is translated from the exons ACAAAGCGCTCTTCCTGTCTGTCATACTGGCAGTTTCCATCTGTCTCATGGTGGATGCTGTGCCTGTGTACAGCAGAATGGGGGAGTTATCTGAAACATCTGGGGATGAAGTTCAGGATGTGGATGTGAATAGTCCTCTGAAAGACCGGCAGAAATGGTATCTGATGGCAAGAGATCTGCACAAGGATGTCAAGACTCTGCGAGATGAACAG TTTGACAGAGATTTCAGAGAGACGGTGAATATGACGGCGTATGAAGGTGTCAGGATCAGCACGCCTCTCCTCAGACCTTCTGACGGCTGTCTGTCCAGAAACTTCAGCACA GAAAGGTGTCTGGGGCGCATTTACAGTGTCCTGACGTGGTATAAAGAGAACTGGAACTACATCGAGAAGGAAAATCTGACCTCAACCCTGGTCAACGACATCAAACACGAGACCAAACGATTGCTGGAGGCCTTTAACAGCCAG CTCCAGGTGAGTGAAGGACAGATGGATCCGATCTCCAGCAGTCCTCTGCCGGTCAAATCCGCATGGATGCACAAGACAACCGTACACTCGATCTTGTTCAACTTCACCAGCGTCATGATCGACACATGCAGAGCCGTCAATTACATGAGCAAGAGGAAGGGTGGACACCGGGGAAAAGACGTGAAGAAACCCAGTGACTGGACCTCTGAGAAGAACTAA
- the tomm7 gene encoding mitochondrial import receptor subunit TOM7 homolog: MTKLSKESKQRLQQVFQCGQFIIRWGFIPTVLYLGFKRGADPGMPEPTVLSLLWG, translated from the exons ATGACCAAACTGAGCAAAGAGAGCAAGCAGCGGCTGCAGCAGGTGTTCCAGTGCGGCCAGTTCATCATCCGCTGGGGTTTCATCCCCACTGTGCTTTATCTGG GTTTTAAACGTGGAGCTGATCCAGGGATGCCTGAGCCCACAGTCCTGAG TTTGCTTTGGGGATGA
- the hycc1 gene encoding hyccin, giving the protein MLAMDQGVVEEWLSEFKTLPETAVSNYAASLKEKGSLVPALYKVIRENYSDLLEPVCHQLFEFYRSGEPRLQRFTLQFLPELVWSYLSVTAGRDPHCSGCIEALLLGIYNLEIVDKDGQSKVLSFTIPSLSKPSVYHEPSSFGSLALTEGALANHGLSRVVYSGPHLQRETFTAQNRFEVLTFLLLCYNAALSYMTSSSLQSLCQLSSRVSICGYPRQQVRRYKGISARLMVTSEFLVQLITGIHFALCNGEVDLGSKALDDVLYRAQLELFPEALLVGNAIKSSLHGATLKSNKEGTRSIQVEITPTAPRISRNAVTSLSIRGHRWKRHDAVDLGSPDELTEIAEVDEGICTQASGGQGSPPTIVISNSSGKPAGKGLRRLTGRSSKDKEKDKDKEKDAATGMDQLTRKQAAVRAMSENLELLSLKRLTLTASQSVPKSGSLSLSRTASAVFSRSFEQVSNVFAAATGNQPSSRASSPTSNHVPEGGLQDEGVAYLEHLSPAHQHRQRSPTISIHVTSDL; this is encoded by the exons ATGTTGGCCATGGATCAAGGCGTAGTGGAGGAGTGGCTGTCTGAGTTTAAG ACTCTTCCAGAGACGGCCGTCTCCAACTATGCCGCCTCTCTGAAGGAGAAGGGCTCTCTGGTTCCAGCGCTTTACAAAGTTATACGGGAAAATTACAGTGAT ctgctGGAGCCGGTGTGTCATCAGTTGTTTGAGTTTTACCGTAGCGGTGAGCCGCGTCTTCAGCGCTTTACGCTGCAGTTCCTGCCTGAGCTGGTGTGGAGTTACCTGTCCGTCACGGCCGGCCGAGACCCGCACTGCAGCGGCTGCATAGAGGCCCTTCTGCTCGGCATCTACAACCTG GAAATCGTTGATAAAGACGGGCAGAGTAAAGTGCTGTCGTTCACCATCCCTTCCTTATCCAAGCCGTCAGTTTACCATGAG CCGTCTTCCTTTGGCTCTCTGGCCTTGACGGAAGGAGCCTTAGCCAATCACGGCTTGAGTCGAGTGGTTTACAGCGGCCCCCACCTGCAGCGAGAGACATTCACGGCACAGAACAG GTTTGAAGTCCTGACGTTTCTGCTGCTGTGTTATAATGCGGCTCTGAGCTACATGACCAGTTCATCCCTGCAGTCTCTGTGTCAGCTCAGCTCCAG aGTTTCTATCTGTGGGTATCCAAGGCAACAGGTGCGGCGGTATAAAGGCATCAGCGCGCGGCTGATGGTCACGTCAGAGTTCCTGGTGCAGCTCATCACGGGGATTCATTTCGCACT GTGTAACGGGGAAGTGGACCTGGGCTCCAAGGCTCTGGATGATGTGCTGTACCGAGCACAGCTGGAGCTCTTCCCAGAGGCCCTGCTG GTGGGAAACGCCATCAAATCGTCTCTTCACGGTGCTACTCTGAAGTCCAATAAAGAGGGAACTCGGTCCATCCAGGTGGAAATCACACCCACGGCCCCTCGGATCTCCCGGAACGCCGTCACCAGCCTGTCTATCCGAGGTCATCGCTGGAAACGCCACG ACGCAGTGGATTTGGGTTCCCCGGATGAGCTGACGGAGATCGCGGAGGTGGACGAGGGCATCTGCACGCAGGCGTCTGGCGGTCAGGGCAGCCCACCGACCATCGTGATCAGCAACAGCTCCGGGAAGCCGGCGGGAAAGGGTTTGCGTCGCCTGACGGGAAGATCCAGCAAAGACAAGGAGAAAGACAAGGATAAAGAGAAGGACGCGGCAACGGGCATGGATCAGCTGACGCGCAAGCAGGCGGCCGTCCGCGCCATGAGCGAGAACCTGGAGCTCCTGTCACTCAAACGCCTGACGCTGACGGCCAGCCAATCAGTGCCTAAGAGCGGCTCGCTCAGCCTGTCGCGCACCGCCAGCGCCGTCTTCTCGCGCTCCTTCGAGCAGGTCAGCAACGTGTTCGCCGCCGCCACCGGCAACCAGCCGTCCAGCCGTGCGTCCAGTCCCACATCCAATCACGTTCCCGAAGGTGGCCTGCAAGACGAGGGTGTGGCCTATTTGGAGCACCTAAGCCCTGCCCACCAGCATCGGCAGCGCTCGCCCACCATTAGTATCCacgtgacctctgacctgtgA